The following are encoded together in the Desulfonatronovibrio magnus genome:
- a CDS encoding amino acid ABC transporter permease — protein MNDTKVKIEVTDGAAIPSSKDPGMFNAWRVTLIGTIIAIVSLVIYKPDPYLRIIKFVPDGIIITFQVTFLAIACSLIVGLFTGLGRLSENRFINLIASVYVEVVRGIPLLVQLFYIYYALGTFFRIHPFAAAVTAMTVCYGAYMGEVFRAGIQSIDKGQTEAARSLGFSKSQTMFYVIIPQAMRTILPPVGNEFIALLKDTSLVSILAVSDLLRRGREFATQTFAYFETYTMVALIYLMITLLLSKIVSIMEDKVKPYDKK, from the coding sequence ATGAATGATACCAAAGTTAAGATAGAAGTTACTGATGGTGCTGCCATTCCCTCTTCCAAAGATCCGGGCATGTTTAATGCCTGGCGGGTAACCCTCATTGGAACAATCATTGCCATTGTTTCACTTGTTATATATAAGCCTGATCCCTACTTAAGAATAATCAAGTTCGTACCCGACGGAATTATCATAACCTTTCAGGTTACTTTTCTGGCAATTGCATGCTCTCTAATTGTCGGGCTCTTCACAGGACTTGGCAGGCTTTCTGAAAATCGTTTCATAAACCTCATTGCATCAGTATATGTAGAAGTTGTCCGCGGGATTCCTCTGCTGGTCCAGCTATTTTATATTTATTACGCTTTGGGCACATTTTTCAGGATCCATCCATTTGCAGCAGCTGTAACTGCAATGACGGTATGCTATGGAGCTTACATGGGAGAAGTATTCCGGGCCGGCATCCAATCCATAGATAAAGGACAGACTGAGGCTGCCAGATCTCTTGGATTCAGCAAATCACAAACCATGTTCTATGTCATTATTCCCCAGGCTATGCGAACCATTCTTCCTCCCGTGGGCAATGAATTTATTGCCTTGTTAAAAGATACATCTCTGGTATCAATACTTGCAGTTTCTGATCTTCTCAGGCGTGGACGAGAGTTTGCCACTCAAACCTTTGCCTATTTTGAAACCTATACCATGGTTGCTCTGATTTATCTGATGATTACCCTGCTTCTGTCAAAAATTGTGAGCATTATGGAGGACAAGGTTAAACCCTATGACAAAAAGTGA